In Notolabrus celidotus isolate fNotCel1 chromosome 10, fNotCel1.pri, whole genome shotgun sequence, one DNA window encodes the following:
- the uchl3 gene encoding ubiquitin carboxyl-terminal hydrolase isozyme L3, whose amino-acid sequence MDSPRWLPLESNPEVMNKFVNCLGMKPTWQFGDVYGLDPELLSIVPRPVCAVLLLFPVTEKYEAFKQEEEEKLKHQPQELSPDVFFIKQTIGNACGTIGLIHAVANNQPHLEFESNSALKKFIEQTTKMNPEEKAAFLEKDESIRVTHESSAQEGQTEAPSLDEKVNLHFIAFVNVGGHLYELDGRKPFPIVHTKTSEDTFLEDAVEVCKIFMARDPQEVRFTIIALSKDSY is encoded by the exons ATGGACTCTCCTCGCTGGTTGCCCTTGGAGTCAAATCCAGAA gtCATGAACAAG TTTGTCAATTGCTTGGGTATGAAACCAACCTGGCAATTTGGAGATGTGTATGGATTGGATCCGGAGCTTCTCAGCATCGTACCAAGACCAGTGTGCGCAGTGCTGCTTCTCTTCCCCGTGACTGAGaag TATGAGGCATTCaagcaagaagaggaagagaaactgAAGCATCAGCCACAGGAGCTTTCTCCTGATGTCTTCTTCATTAAGCAAACTATTGGAAACGCCTGTGGAACAATAGGGTTAATTCATGCAGTGGCAAACAACCAGCCTCACCTGGAATTTG AGTCCAACTCAGCTCTTAAGAAGTTTATTGAACAAACTACGAAGATGAATCCAGAGGAGAAGGCTGCATTTCTAGAAAAAGATGAG AGTATACGTGTCACACATGAGTCCAGTGCACAGGAGGGACAGACTGAG GCCCCAAGTTTAGACGAGAAAGTGAACCTGCATTTTATAGCTTTTGTGAATGTCGGAGGACATTTATATGAACTGG ATGGCCGTAAGCCTTTCCCAATCGTCCACACGAAGACTTCGGAGGATACTTTCCTCGAG GATGCTGTAGAGGTTTGTAAGATCTTCATGGCTCGTGACCCTCAGGAGGTTCGTTTCACCATCATTGCCCTCTCCAAAGATTCATACTGA